In Aquimarina spinulae, a single window of DNA contains:
- a CDS encoding M14 family zinc carboxypeptidase — protein MKKLIITLFVVTVTTCLTYSQNKLQSPAEFLGYEIGDQFTRHADVVNYFNHVAGHSNMVSYHTYGKTNERRPLTYAIVSSEENLNNIENIRVNNLKNIGIAEGTANPEIAIVWLSYNVHGNEASGTESAMQTIYELITKKAAWLQNTVVILDPCINPDGRDRYVNWYNQTKATPYNTDQIATEHNEPWPGGRPNHYLFDLNRDWAWATQVESRQRIKAYNTWMPHIHVDFHEQGINEPYYFAPAAEPFHEIITPWQRDFQTQIGKNHARYFDAEGWLFFTRERFDLLYPSYGDTYPTFMGAIGMTYEQAGHGRAGLGIQTDEGYVLTLKDRALHHTTTGLSTVEISSKQAKKLNTEFKKFFNTSGLKYKSYVLNGEADKINALVKLLETHDIKYGYTNTAKISGFNFKENKQGSINANGALVVSTNQPKGKMVKVLFEPNAKLSDPLTYDITAWSVPHAYGLDAIASTSLIPANGNKKANTINNTANTSGAGYITKWNSIDDAAFMADLLRHNIRVRFSEKDFSNGTENFKKGSLIITKSDNRKTKNYDKTVIDIANTHQRKLYTAPTSFSSKGVDFGSPDVKLINNQRIAVLKGRYTSSLSYGEIWYFFEQQLKFPITSIDTDYFKNIDLAKYDVLIMPNGYYNSYLDKGALDKLKGWVSSGGKVIAIGNAVRTFADKKGFDLKKNKTDKKEKDSIGNLTPYDQRERKSVKNFITGSIFKTKVDHSHPMAFGYDDTYFSLKLGSSSYKFLQNGYNIAYIEKPQSVSGFAGADALKNLNNSLVFGESRVGSGSIIYMVDNPLFRSFWENGKLFFVNAIFFANNNKFRI, from the coding sequence ATGAAAAAACTAATCATCACACTCTTTGTCGTAACTGTAACGACTTGCTTAACCTATTCTCAAAACAAATTACAATCTCCTGCCGAATTTTTGGGCTATGAAATAGGTGATCAATTTACACGTCATGCCGATGTTGTAAATTATTTTAATCATGTTGCTGGTCATTCTAATATGGTAAGTTATCATACTTATGGAAAAACAAATGAGCGAAGACCCTTAACTTATGCTATTGTTTCTTCTGAAGAAAACTTAAATAACATAGAAAACATAAGAGTAAATAATCTAAAAAATATTGGTATTGCAGAAGGTACAGCTAATCCAGAAATTGCAATTGTATGGTTAAGTTATAACGTACATGGTAATGAAGCCTCTGGTACAGAATCTGCTATGCAGACCATTTATGAATTAATTACTAAGAAAGCTGCATGGTTACAAAATACTGTAGTTATCCTAGATCCTTGTATAAATCCCGACGGTCGTGATCGATATGTAAATTGGTATAATCAAACAAAAGCTACTCCTTATAATACAGATCAAATAGCAACAGAGCATAATGAACCCTGGCCAGGCGGAAGACCAAATCACTATTTATTTGATCTTAACCGTGATTGGGCATGGGCAACCCAAGTAGAATCAAGACAACGTATCAAAGCATACAATACATGGATGCCACATATTCATGTAGATTTTCATGAGCAAGGCATCAATGAACCTTATTATTTTGCTCCGGCAGCAGAGCCTTTTCATGAGATTATAACCCCATGGCAAAGAGATTTCCAAACTCAAATCGGTAAAAACCATGCTCGATATTTTGATGCAGAAGGATGGTTATTCTTTACAAGAGAACGTTTTGACTTACTATATCCTAGTTACGGAGATACCTATCCTACGTTTATGGGAGCCATAGGAATGACATATGAGCAAGCGGGACATGGACGTGCTGGTTTAGGTATTCAAACCGACGAAGGTTATGTATTAACTCTAAAGGATCGTGCGTTACACCACACTACAACAGGATTATCAACAGTAGAGATTTCTTCTAAACAAGCTAAAAAATTAAATACCGAGTTTAAAAAGTTTTTTAATACCTCTGGTCTGAAATATAAAAGTTATGTATTAAATGGAGAAGCTGATAAGATTAATGCATTAGTAAAACTATTAGAAACCCATGACATCAAATATGGGTATACGAATACTGCAAAAATTTCGGGATTCAATTTTAAAGAAAATAAGCAAGGAAGTATTAATGCAAATGGTGCATTGGTAGTAAGTACAAATCAACCAAAAGGTAAAATGGTAAAAGTACTTTTTGAACCCAATGCCAAACTTAGCGACCCACTTACTTATGATATTACTGCCTGGAGTGTACCACATGCATATGGATTAGACGCTATAGCTTCGACTTCGTTAATACCTGCCAATGGGAATAAAAAAGCTAATACTATAAACAATACAGCTAATACATCTGGTGCAGGTTATATCACTAAATGGAATAGTATCGATGATGCTGCTTTTATGGCTGATTTACTTCGACATAATATTAGAGTACGTTTTAGTGAAAAAGATTTTAGTAATGGTACAGAGAACTTTAAAAAAGGTAGTCTTATTATTACCAAAAGTGACAATCGAAAAACTAAAAACTATGATAAAACGGTTATCGATATTGCCAATACTCATCAAAGAAAACTATATACAGCCCCTACCAGTTTTTCTAGTAAAGGGGTAGATTTTGGTTCTCCAGATGTAAAACTCATCAACAACCAACGCATTGCAGTGTTAAAAGGTAGATACACCTCTTCTTTAAGCTATGGAGAGATTTGGTATTTTTTCGAACAACAGCTTAAATTTCCTATTACCTCAATTGACACAGATTATTTTAAGAATATCGATCTTGCCAAGTATGATGTCTTAATTATGCCAAACGGATATTACAACAGTTATTTAGACAAAGGAGCTTTAGATAAATTGAAAGGATGGGTAAGTAGTGGTGGTAAAGTAATAGCGATTGGTAATGCAGTAAGAACCTTTGCCGATAAAAAAGGGTTTGATCTTAAGAAGAATAAGACCGATAAAAAGGAAAAAGACTCTATCGGCAACCTTACTCCATATGATCAACGTGAACGAAAAAGCGTAAAGAATTTTATTACAGGAAGTATTTTTAAAACCAAAGTAGATCATTCACACCCAATGGCTTTTGGATACGATGACACCTATTTTAGTCTAAAATTAGGAAGTAGTTCTTATAAATTTCTTCAGAACGGATACAATATTGCTTATATAGAAAAACCACAAAGTGTTTCTGGATTTGCAGGTGCAGATGCCCTTAAAAACCTAAACAACTCTTTGGTTTTTGGTGAATCAAGAGTGGGTAGCGGAAGCATTATCTATATGGTAGATAATCCATTATTCAGGTCCTTCTGGGAAAATGGAAAGCTTTTCTTTGTTAATGCTATCTTCTTTGCTAACAATAATAAATTTAGAATTTAA
- a CDS encoding tetratricopeptide repeat protein: MKPHYSTYILLTILFVINILSAQNKKVVDSLVLLVSNKKTADTTLVLAYNDLGIQYATSSPKQAKIYINKALIIAKRIQKPRGIAGAYNCMGIVYYYQRELDSALVYFKKALTINKEISHQWGQASALHQIGAIYNLQGNYHEAIQSFQESGKIFKSKNDSLSFAKSIENIGVSYNQMRHRPKAIEYFLKAIQLHEKINDPTGVGRGYYHISHILISQHKYEEALEYLKEGLSKIEKDGNKQSIASISQNIGRCYKGLKQYDKALDYLQRVLDYKKSIGLKKTIASNQYIIGNTYYEKGEYYTAMRYYEKVLSNYPTTGNNKSKLSIYNAIANTYLKLKKTDLAKHYISKAITINKTNKDLKREKEINHILSLIAEQEGKSRQALQFYKNYERLKDSLYVLENQKRVGELQIIFETEKKERQITMKNTEIELLEQKAKMDNLQQLLLIIGLGLFMIIFGLSFYVFRLKIKRSILEKQKLNSELNYKKNELTTYALHIAKKNKVLENLRNEVNLIKHSEPQNAQYNYQKLIQTINFDLRDDENWENFRKYFEQVHKGFYCRIKKKYSHVTTNELRFLALLKMNLSSKEIGNILNISQEGVKKARYRLRKKLNLSPDCSLQDLILNL, translated from the coding sequence ATGAAACCCCACTATTCTACTTATATACTTCTAACGATCCTATTTGTTATTAATATACTATCTGCTCAAAACAAAAAAGTCGTAGATAGTTTAGTTTTACTAGTTTCCAACAAAAAAACTGCCGACACTACACTAGTATTAGCCTATAATGATCTTGGCATTCAATATGCAACTTCAAGCCCAAAACAAGCAAAAATCTACATCAACAAAGCACTTATAATAGCTAAACGCATTCAAAAACCAAGAGGTATTGCTGGTGCATATAACTGTATGGGAATTGTATACTATTACCAAAGAGAATTGGATTCTGCACTAGTTTACTTTAAAAAAGCATTGACTATCAATAAAGAGATATCTCACCAATGGGGTCAGGCATCTGCTTTACACCAGATCGGAGCCATTTATAATCTTCAAGGAAATTACCACGAAGCAATACAAAGTTTTCAAGAATCTGGTAAAATTTTTAAATCTAAAAACGATTCTCTTTCTTTTGCTAAATCTATAGAAAACATAGGTGTTTCATATAACCAGATGAGGCATCGACCAAAAGCAATCGAATATTTTCTAAAAGCAATACAACTTCATGAAAAAATCAATGATCCCACAGGAGTAGGTCGTGGATACTATCACATTAGTCACATATTGATAAGTCAACATAAGTACGAAGAGGCATTAGAATATCTAAAGGAAGGATTGTCTAAAATAGAAAAAGATGGAAACAAGCAATCTATAGCCTCAATTTCACAAAATATAGGCAGATGTTATAAAGGTCTAAAACAATATGATAAAGCATTAGATTATCTACAAAGAGTACTGGACTACAAAAAATCGATAGGACTTAAAAAAACAATCGCATCTAACCAATACATCATAGGTAATACGTATTATGAAAAAGGAGAATATTACACTGCTATGCGATACTATGAAAAAGTATTGTCGAATTATCCAACCACAGGAAACAACAAATCAAAGTTATCTATATATAATGCTATTGCGAATACCTATTTAAAATTAAAAAAAACAGATCTGGCAAAACATTACATTTCAAAAGCGATTACTATTAATAAAACAAACAAAGACCTGAAAAGAGAAAAAGAAATCAATCATATCTTATCTCTTATTGCAGAGCAGGAAGGAAAAAGTAGGCAAGCATTACAATTTTACAAAAATTATGAGCGATTAAAAGATTCTTTATACGTTTTAGAAAACCAGAAGCGTGTAGGTGAACTACAAATCATTTTTGAAACCGAGAAAAAAGAGCGTCAAATCACAATGAAAAATACTGAAATTGAATTGCTCGAACAAAAAGCCAAGATGGATAATTTACAACAACTACTCTTGATCATTGGACTTGGGTTATTCATGATTATTTTTGGTTTAAGTTTTTATGTTTTCAGGCTAAAAATAAAACGTTCAATTTTAGAAAAACAAAAACTAAATTCAGAATTGAATTATAAAAAGAATGAATTAACTACTTACGCATTACATATTGCTAAAAAGAATAAAGTCCTGGAGAATTTAAGGAATGAAGTAAACCTTATCAAACATTCTGAGCCTCAAAATGCTCAATACAACTATCAAAAACTAATACAAACCATTAACTTTGATCTGAGAGACGATGAGAACTGGGAGAATTTCAGAAAATATTTTGAACAAGTTCACAAAGGTTTTTATTGCCGAATCAAAAAGAAATATTCTCATGTGACTACAAATGAATTACGATTTTTAGCACTTCTTAAAATGAATTTATCCTCTAAAGAGATCGGTAATATTCTCAATATCTCGCAAGAAGGAGTAAAAAAGGCTCGTTATAGGCTCCGGAAAAAACTAAACCTATCACCCGATTGCTCCTTACAAGATTTGATTTTAAACCTATAG
- the bshC gene encoding bacillithiol biosynthesis cysteine-adding enzyme BshC has protein sequence MPSDCIPFSNTNYFSSLICDYLDQKSELRPFYNRFPELGNFKDQIKEKQHSFSNEHRKVLVQALRKQYKGVDPSDLINQNIESLDVPTTFTVVTGHQLNLFTGPLYFLYKIISTINLTNELKEKHPQYDFVPIYWMATEDHDFDEINYFNLFGKKIQWNRNDGGAVGVFDTEGLDKVFEIFSSEIGSGQNAEYLKTLFKKAYLQHNHLADATRYLANELFGEYGLVIIDGDDRELKRLFIPFVERELTDQVAYTKVVPKAEKLEAQGYKVQVNPREINLFYLADGLRERIIEKEERYFVNETDISWSKSEILKELSEFPERFSPNVMMRPLYQEVILPNLCYIGGGGELAYWLELKDYFENVDIPFPMLLLRNSVLIQTKKQAEKIEKLNVSDTELFLKQHELINLKVRRISNINIDFDPQRKHLKEQFEAMYKLAEQTDVTFNNAVKAQEIKQLKGLDVLEKRLLKAQRRKLGDHVKRLTTLQNELFPNQSLQERNKNFAEFYLEYGSDLIPRLMKYLDPLKGEFLILKE, from the coding sequence ATGCCTAGTGACTGTATTCCGTTTAGCAATACGAATTACTTTTCTTCTCTTATTTGTGATTATTTAGATCAAAAGTCTGAATTACGACCTTTTTATAATCGTTTTCCGGAATTAGGAAACTTCAAAGATCAAATTAAAGAAAAGCAACACTCTTTTTCTAATGAGCATAGAAAAGTATTGGTGCAAGCTTTACGCAAACAATATAAAGGTGTCGATCCTTCTGATCTTATTAACCAAAATATAGAATCATTAGATGTGCCTACTACATTTACTGTTGTTACGGGGCATCAACTCAATCTTTTTACGGGACCATTATACTTTTTGTATAAAATTATCTCTACGATTAATCTTACTAATGAGCTAAAAGAGAAGCATCCGCAATATGATTTCGTACCTATATATTGGATGGCAACAGAAGATCATGATTTTGATGAGATTAATTATTTTAATCTTTTTGGAAAGAAGATACAGTGGAATCGTAATGATGGAGGAGCGGTAGGAGTTTTTGATACCGAAGGATTAGATAAGGTTTTTGAAATTTTTTCTTCAGAAATTGGATCAGGACAAAATGCAGAATACCTTAAAACCTTATTTAAGAAAGCCTATCTGCAACATAATCATCTTGCAGATGCGACCCGATATCTGGCTAATGAATTATTTGGAGAGTATGGCCTGGTAATTATAGACGGAGATGATCGTGAATTAAAAAGACTTTTTATTCCATTTGTCGAAAGAGAATTAACAGATCAGGTTGCCTATACCAAAGTAGTGCCAAAAGCAGAAAAACTAGAAGCACAAGGATATAAAGTGCAGGTGAACCCCAGAGAAATTAATTTGTTTTATCTGGCAGATGGATTACGCGAAAGAATTATTGAAAAAGAAGAAAGATATTTTGTTAATGAAACCGATATCTCTTGGAGTAAGAGTGAGATATTAAAAGAACTCTCTGAGTTCCCAGAGAGGTTTAGTCCTAATGTAATGATGCGACCTTTGTATCAGGAAGTGATTTTACCTAACCTTTGTTATATTGGTGGTGGTGGAGAATTGGCATATTGGTTAGAGTTGAAAGACTATTTTGAAAATGTAGATATACCATTTCCTATGTTGTTACTTCGTAATTCGGTGCTGATTCAAACCAAAAAGCAAGCCGAAAAAATAGAAAAACTTAATGTTTCTGATACTGAGTTATTTCTGAAACAACATGAGTTAATTAACCTTAAGGTACGTCGTATTTCTAATATAAATATTGATTTTGATCCGCAGCGTAAACATTTAAAAGAGCAGTTTGAAGCAATGTATAAGCTGGCAGAGCAAACAGATGTAACTTTTAATAATGCGGTAAAAGCGCAAGAAATAAAACAACTTAAGGGATTAGATGTTTTAGAAAAACGATTGTTGAAAGCACAAAGACGCAAATTAGGTGATCATGTAAAACGCTTAACGACGCTACAAAATGAGCTTTTTCCTAATCAAAGTTTGCAAGAACGTAATAAGAACTTTGCAGAATTCTATCTGGAGTATGGTTCTGATTTAATTCCAAGATTAATGAAGTACCTGGATCCTTTAAAAGGAGAGTTCTTGATTTTGAAAGAATAG
- the rsgA gene encoding ribosome small subunit-dependent GTPase A, with product MIIQDLGYTNALEQFRIEQNLDSFEVGRILSEHKERYVIKTPTHEFDAELIGNLRYTAESRYDFPAVGDWVAFSEYDEDKALIHAIYPRNSIIERQAVGASGKVQIIATNIDYGLIVQAVNRDFNINRLERYLTICNASKVEPIIILSKIDLLDEAGLQNIINQIKQRIKDITILTVSNQIAKGYDTLNQIIQKGKTYCLLGSSGVGKSTLLNNLAGKLQMKTGEISASVNKGKHITSHRELIVLDDGGILIDNPGMREVGIADTSSGLETTFETIIEYAENCRFKDCTHVHEQGCAILEAVENGEIDKDSYLNFRKMEKEKIHFESDVKERKKKDKDLGKMIRNVQKQRRNNKY from the coding sequence ATGATAATTCAGGATTTAGGATATACCAATGCCCTAGAGCAATTTAGAATCGAACAAAATTTGGATTCTTTTGAGGTTGGCAGAATACTATCTGAGCATAAAGAAAGATATGTTATTAAGACTCCTACACATGAATTTGATGCCGAACTCATTGGTAATTTAAGATACACAGCAGAAAGTAGGTATGATTTTCCGGCTGTTGGGGATTGGGTTGCTTTTTCTGAATATGATGAAGACAAAGCTCTAATCCATGCTATTTACCCTCGAAACTCTATCATAGAAAGACAAGCCGTTGGTGCATCAGGAAAAGTGCAAATAATTGCAACAAATATTGATTATGGTCTCATTGTTCAGGCTGTTAATAGAGATTTCAATATCAATAGATTAGAAAGATATCTAACGATCTGTAATGCTTCTAAAGTTGAACCTATTATTATTTTAAGCAAGATTGATTTGCTAGATGAGGCCGGTTTGCAGAATATCATAAACCAAATAAAACAACGAATCAAAGACATTACAATACTTACGGTTAGTAACCAAATAGCCAAAGGATATGATACTCTAAATCAAATTATCCAAAAAGGAAAAACGTACTGTTTACTTGGATCTTCTGGAGTTGGAAAATCTACTCTTCTTAATAACCTTGCCGGCAAGCTACAAATGAAGACAGGAGAAATAAGTGCAAGTGTAAACAAAGGAAAGCATATTACAAGTCACCGAGAGTTAATTGTATTGGATGATGGAGGGATTTTGATTGATAACCCCGGAATGCGAGAGGTTGGAATTGCTGATACATCAAGTGGATTAGAGACTACATTCGAAACCATTATCGAATATGCCGAAAATTGTAGATTTAAAGATTGCACACATGTGCATGAGCAAGGCTGTGCCATATTGGAAGCTGTTGAAAATGGCGAAATTGATAAAGATTCGTATCTCAATTTTCGAAAAATGGAAAAAGAAAAAATACATTTCGAGTCAGATGTCAAAGAGAGAAAAAAGAAAGATAAAGACTTAGGAAAAATGATTAGAAATGTTCAAAAGCAGAGAAGAAATAATAAATACTAA
- a CDS encoding M3 family metallopeptidase, whose product MINSQLSTTFKTVALSAIVLLASCNQKKETVKTTAESEPKETTNVLLEEWTGPYEGTPAFDKMNVTDIKPALEKGMELNLKEIDEIANNAEAPTFENTIVAMERAGAELDRIFTYYGILSSNMSSPEFRDVQKEMAPKLSEFSSKISQNEKLFKRIKTVYDNAQKTPLEADQQRVVELTYKSFAMNGAELDEEKKKRYAAINKELSELYTNFSNNVLEDEEGYVTYLTKDQLSGLSEPLIKAYAKAATDRDQDGKYAITNTRSSMDPFLTYSDERAIREKVWKNYYSRGDNGDDKDNNENIAKILKLRKERVGLLGHDNYADWRLQNRMAKNPDNAMKLMNAVWPAAIARVKEEVTDMQTVADANGDKITIEPWDYRYYAEKVRKKKYDLDSDEVKQYLQLDKLREAMFFVAGELFNFKFTPVEEGKVPVFHEDVKVWEVNDKTSGEHIGLWYLDPFARPGKRSGAWATTYRSHTTFDGKKNVLASNNSNFVKPAPGEAVLVSWDDATTFFHEFGHALHFFASEVRYPTLNGGVRDYTEFQSQLLERWLSTDKVIDNYLVHYKTGEAIPKTLVDKIKKAATFNQGFATTEYLASALMDMKFHLADPTNIDVDKFEKETLTELNMPKELVMRHRTPHFGHVFSGEGYATAYYGYMWADVLTSDAAEAFAEAPGGFYDKEVAAKLVKYLFAPRNAMDPAEAYRKFRGRDAKIEALMRDRGFPVPKS is encoded by the coding sequence ATGATTAACTCACAACTCTCTACAACTTTTAAGACCGTAGCTTTATCGGCTATTGTGCTTTTAGCCAGTTGTAACCAAAAGAAAGAAACTGTGAAAACTACAGCAGAATCAGAACCTAAAGAGACAACAAATGTCTTATTAGAAGAATGGACTGGACCATATGAGGGTACTCCTGCATTCGATAAAATGAATGTCACCGATATAAAACCAGCTCTCGAAAAAGGAATGGAACTTAATCTTAAAGAAATCGATGAGATTGCGAATAACGCCGAGGCTCCTACTTTTGAAAATACCATTGTTGCTATGGAGAGAGCCGGAGCAGAGCTTGATAGAATTTTTACATACTATGGTATTCTAAGTAGTAATATGTCTTCACCAGAATTTAGAGACGTTCAAAAAGAAATGGCTCCTAAACTATCAGAATTTAGTTCTAAAATATCGCAAAACGAAAAATTGTTTAAACGTATTAAAACCGTTTATGACAATGCTCAAAAAACGCCATTAGAGGCAGATCAACAACGTGTGGTAGAGCTTACTTATAAGTCTTTTGCCATGAATGGGGCAGAATTAGACGAAGAAAAGAAGAAACGTTATGCAGCAATCAACAAAGAATTATCAGAACTGTATACCAATTTTTCAAATAATGTATTAGAAGATGAAGAAGGATATGTTACCTATCTTACTAAAGATCAATTAAGTGGTTTATCAGAACCCTTGATCAAGGCATATGCAAAAGCAGCTACAGATAGAGATCAGGATGGTAAATATGCAATAACTAATACAAGATCTTCTATGGATCCTTTCCTTACGTATTCTGATGAACGTGCTATACGTGAAAAAGTATGGAAGAATTATTATTCTCGTGGAGATAATGGTGATGATAAGGATAATAATGAAAATATCGCCAAAATCCTGAAACTAAGAAAAGAACGTGTTGGATTATTAGGACATGATAACTATGCAGACTGGAGGCTTCAAAACCGTATGGCTAAGAATCCTGACAATGCAATGAAACTTATGAATGCTGTTTGGCCAGCTGCCATAGCCAGGGTAAAAGAAGAAGTAACCGATATGCAGACCGTGGCAGATGCAAACGGAGATAAGATAACAATCGAACCATGGGACTATCGTTACTACGCAGAAAAAGTAAGAAAAAAGAAATACGACCTGGATTCTGATGAAGTAAAACAATATTTACAATTAGATAAATTAAGAGAAGCTATGTTCTTTGTAGCAGGCGAATTATTTAATTTTAAATTTACCCCTGTTGAAGAAGGTAAAGTTCCTGTTTTTCATGAAGATGTAAAAGTATGGGAAGTAAATGACAAAACCTCTGGAGAACATATCGGTCTATGGTATCTCGATCCATTTGCAAGACCTGGTAAGCGATCTGGAGCATGGGCTACTACGTATAGAAGTCATACCACTTTTGATGGTAAAAAGAATGTACTCGCTTCTAATAATTCTAATTTTGTTAAACCAGCTCCGGGAGAAGCAGTTTTAGTATCATGGGATGATGCAACTACTTTTTTCCATGAATTTGGTCACGCTTTACACTTCTTTGCTTCAGAAGTAAGGTACCCAACTCTTAATGGTGGTGTACGTGATTATACAGAGTTTCAATCTCAATTGTTAGAACGTTGGTTATCTACCGATAAAGTCATTGACAATTATCTGGTACATTACAAAACCGGAGAAGCAATCCCAAAAACACTAGTTGATAAAATTAAAAAAGCGGCTACTTTTAATCAAGGGTTTGCTACAACAGAATACCTGGCTTCTGCCTTAATGGATATGAAATTTCATTTAGCAGACCCAACCAATATCGATGTAGATAAATTTGAAAAGGAAACTCTTACAGAATTAAATATGCCAAAAGAATTAGTGATGCGCCATCGCACACCACATTTTGGGCATGTGTTTTCTGGAGAAGGATATGCTACCGCTTATTATGGATATATGTGGGCAGATGTACTTACCTCTGATGCAGCAGAAGCTTTTGCCGAAGCTCCAGGAGGATTTTATGATAAAGAAGTTGCCGCTAAACTGGTAAAATATCTTTTTGCACCACGCAATGCTATGGATCCAGCAGAAGCGTATCGCAAATTTAGAGGACGTGATGCTAAAATCGAAGCCTTAATGAGAGACAGAGGATTCCCGGTTCCTAAGTCGTAA